In Chelonia mydas isolate rCheMyd1 chromosome 10, rCheMyd1.pri.v2, whole genome shotgun sequence, a single window of DNA contains:
- the LOC102946916 gene encoding zona pellucida sperm-binding protein 3-like isoform X1 has translation MGYSLGFALLCWAVSGVTCFNPWDFSRSDSAIWRPTLRAEPPRRQAHVPSLAQLYPWSWVDASQLRAVSPLQPVTVQCEEAQMVITVHRDLFGTGQLIKAADLSLGSAACQYTSLNAAENTVTFAAGLHECGSILQQRGNANLTVSLSTPASSQMTPNSLVYSTSLFYNPTPASNPVIQRTSPAVIPVECHYPRKDNVSSRAIKPTWVPFSSTLSAEERLDFSLRLMNDDWSAERPSNGFQLGEVMHIQADVSTGNHVALRLFVDSCVATLSPDRDSSPQYAVIDFNGCLVDGRSDDTTSAFVSPRPRQDTLQFIVDVFRFAGDASNLIYITCHLKVTAAEQAPDALNKACSFNKADNIWSPVEGTRQICSCCETGNCGLVGGQSRRVNPLDRWSGRRFQRDVPPRHGGSWGREDQADVVVGPLFILNQSSKGPLEHQVEAPQGAAEEQVTNLGLVSMAAAIALAWFPWLWL, from the exons ATGGGATACAGCCTGGGCTTTGCCCTCCTGTGCTGGGCAGTCAGTGGGGTGACCTGTTTCAATCCCTGGGATTTCTCTAGGAGTGACTCAGCCATCTGGAGACCCACCCTGAGGGCTGAGCCCCCTCGCAGACAAGCCCATGTGCCCTCTCTTGCCCAGCTCTACCCTTGGTCTTGGGTTgatgcttcccagctcagggctGTGTCCCCGCTGCAGCCTGTCACGGTGCAGTGTGAGGAGGCTCAGATGGTGATCACTGTGCACAGGGATCTGTTTGGGACAGGGCAACTGATCAAAGCTGCTGACCTGAGCCTTGGCTCGGCTGCCTGCCAATACACGTCCCTTAATGCTGCAGAGAACACAGTGACCTTTGCAGCTGGGCTCCATGAATGTGGCAGCATCTTGCAG CAGAGGGGAAATGCCAATCTTACTGTGAGTCTTTCAACACCTGCCTCTTCCCAGATGACCCCGAACTCTCTAGTCTACAGCACAAGCCTGTTCTACAACCCTACCCCTGCCAGCAACCCAGTGATCCAGAGAACCAGTCCGGCTGTGATTCCTGTTGAGTGTCACTATCCCAG GAAGGACAATGTGAGCAGCAGAGCCATCAAGCCAACGTGGGTCCCCTTCAGCTCTACCCTGTCTGCAGAGGAGAGGCTGGATTTCTCCCTGCGCCTGATGAATG ATGACTGGAGCGCTGAGAGACCCTCCAATGGATTCCAGCTCGGGGAGGTCATGCATATCCAAGCTGATGTCAGCACTGGGAACCATGTGGCTCTGAGGCTCTTTGTGGACAGCTGTGTGGCCACCCTGAGCCCAGACAGGGACTCCTCTCCCCAGTatgctgtcattgacttcaatgg CTGCCTGGTGGATGGGAGATCAGATGACACCACCTCAGCCTTTGTATCCCCCAGGCCCAGGCAGGACACACTACAGTTCATAGTGGATGTGTTCAGGTTCGCAGGAGATGCCAGCAACTTG atCTATATCACCTGCCATCTGAAAGTCACTGCAGCTGAGCAAGCCCCAGATGCCTTGAACAAGGCTTGCTCCTTCAACAAAGCAGACAACAT CTGGTCTCCAGTGGAAGGCACCAGACAGATCTGCAGCTGCTGTGAGACTGGGAACTGTGGGCTGGTTGGAGGACAGTCCAGGAGAGTGAACCCTCTGGACAGATGGTCAGGGAGGCGCTTCCAGAGAGATGTGCCCCCCAGGCATG GTGGCTCCTGGGGGAGAGAAGATCAGGCTGATGTTGTGGTTGGACCATTGTTCATCCTTAATCAAAGCTCTAAGGGTCCCTTAGAACACCAGGTGGAAGCACCACAGG GtgctgcagaggagcaggtcACAAACTTGGGCCTGGTTTCCATGGCAGCAGCCATAGCTCTGGCCTGGTTTCCATGGCTGTGGCTGTAG
- the LOC102946916 gene encoding zona pellucida sperm-binding protein 3-like isoform X2, whose amino-acid sequence MGYSLGFALLCWAVSGVTCFNPWDFSRSDSAIWRPTLRAEPPRRQAHVPSLAQLYPWSWVDASQLRAVSPLQPVTVQCEEAQMVITVHRDLFGTGQLIKAADLSLGSAACQYTSLNAAENTVTFAAGLHECGSILQRGNANLTVSLSTPASSQMTPNSLVYSTSLFYNPTPASNPVIQRTSPAVIPVECHYPRKDNVSSRAIKPTWVPFSSTLSAEERLDFSLRLMNDDWSAERPSNGFQLGEVMHIQADVSTGNHVALRLFVDSCVATLSPDRDSSPQYAVIDFNGCLVDGRSDDTTSAFVSPRPRQDTLQFIVDVFRFAGDASNLIYITCHLKVTAAEQAPDALNKACSFNKADNIWSPVEGTRQICSCCETGNCGLVGGQSRRVNPLDRWSGRRFQRDVPPRHGGSWGREDQADVVVGPLFILNQSSKGPLEHQVEAPQGAAEEQVTNLGLVSMAAAIALAWFPWLWL is encoded by the exons ATGGGATACAGCCTGGGCTTTGCCCTCCTGTGCTGGGCAGTCAGTGGGGTGACCTGTTTCAATCCCTGGGATTTCTCTAGGAGTGACTCAGCCATCTGGAGACCCACCCTGAGGGCTGAGCCCCCTCGCAGACAAGCCCATGTGCCCTCTCTTGCCCAGCTCTACCCTTGGTCTTGGGTTgatgcttcccagctcagggctGTGTCCCCGCTGCAGCCTGTCACGGTGCAGTGTGAGGAGGCTCAGATGGTGATCACTGTGCACAGGGATCTGTTTGGGACAGGGCAACTGATCAAAGCTGCTGACCTGAGCCTTGGCTCGGCTGCCTGCCAATACACGTCCCTTAATGCTGCAGAGAACACAGTGACCTTTGCAGCTGGGCTCCATGAATGTGGCAGCATCTTGCAG AGGGGAAATGCCAATCTTACTGTGAGTCTTTCAACACCTGCCTCTTCCCAGATGACCCCGAACTCTCTAGTCTACAGCACAAGCCTGTTCTACAACCCTACCCCTGCCAGCAACCCAGTGATCCAGAGAACCAGTCCGGCTGTGATTCCTGTTGAGTGTCACTATCCCAG GAAGGACAATGTGAGCAGCAGAGCCATCAAGCCAACGTGGGTCCCCTTCAGCTCTACCCTGTCTGCAGAGGAGAGGCTGGATTTCTCCCTGCGCCTGATGAATG ATGACTGGAGCGCTGAGAGACCCTCCAATGGATTCCAGCTCGGGGAGGTCATGCATATCCAAGCTGATGTCAGCACTGGGAACCATGTGGCTCTGAGGCTCTTTGTGGACAGCTGTGTGGCCACCCTGAGCCCAGACAGGGACTCCTCTCCCCAGTatgctgtcattgacttcaatgg CTGCCTGGTGGATGGGAGATCAGATGACACCACCTCAGCCTTTGTATCCCCCAGGCCCAGGCAGGACACACTACAGTTCATAGTGGATGTGTTCAGGTTCGCAGGAGATGCCAGCAACTTG atCTATATCACCTGCCATCTGAAAGTCACTGCAGCTGAGCAAGCCCCAGATGCCTTGAACAAGGCTTGCTCCTTCAACAAAGCAGACAACAT CTGGTCTCCAGTGGAAGGCACCAGACAGATCTGCAGCTGCTGTGAGACTGGGAACTGTGGGCTGGTTGGAGGACAGTCCAGGAGAGTGAACCCTCTGGACAGATGGTCAGGGAGGCGCTTCCAGAGAGATGTGCCCCCCAGGCATG GTGGCTCCTGGGGGAGAGAAGATCAGGCTGATGTTGTGGTTGGACCATTGTTCATCCTTAATCAAAGCTCTAAGGGTCCCTTAGAACACCAGGTGGAAGCACCACAGG GtgctgcagaggagcaggtcACAAACTTGGGCCTGGTTTCCATGGCAGCAGCCATAGCTCTGGCCTGGTTTCCATGGCTGTGGCTGTAG
- the LOC102946916 gene encoding zona pellucida sperm-binding protein 3-like isoform X3, whose amino-acid sequence MGYSLGFALLCWAVSGVTCFNPWDFSRSDSAIWRPTLRAEPPRRQAHVPSLAQLYPWSWVDASQLRAVSPLQPVTVQCEEAQMVITVHRDLFGTGQLIKAADLSLGSAACQYTSLNAAENTVTFAAGLHECGSILQMTPNSLVYSTSLFYNPTPASNPVIQRTSPAVIPVECHYPRKDNVSSRAIKPTWVPFSSTLSAEERLDFSLRLMNDDWSAERPSNGFQLGEVMHIQADVSTGNHVALRLFVDSCVATLSPDRDSSPQYAVIDFNGCLVDGRSDDTTSAFVSPRPRQDTLQFIVDVFRFAGDASNLIYITCHLKVTAAEQAPDALNKACSFNKADNIWSPVEGTRQICSCCETGNCGLVGGQSRRVNPLDRWSGRRFQRDVPPRHGGSWGREDQADVVVGPLFILNQSSKGPLEHQVEAPQGAAEEQVTNLGLVSMAAAIALAWFPWLWL is encoded by the exons ATGGGATACAGCCTGGGCTTTGCCCTCCTGTGCTGGGCAGTCAGTGGGGTGACCTGTTTCAATCCCTGGGATTTCTCTAGGAGTGACTCAGCCATCTGGAGACCCACCCTGAGGGCTGAGCCCCCTCGCAGACAAGCCCATGTGCCCTCTCTTGCCCAGCTCTACCCTTGGTCTTGGGTTgatgcttcccagctcagggctGTGTCCCCGCTGCAGCCTGTCACGGTGCAGTGTGAGGAGGCTCAGATGGTGATCACTGTGCACAGGGATCTGTTTGGGACAGGGCAACTGATCAAAGCTGCTGACCTGAGCCTTGGCTCGGCTGCCTGCCAATACACGTCCCTTAATGCTGCAGAGAACACAGTGACCTTTGCAGCTGGGCTCCATGAATGTGGCAGCATCTTGCAG ATGACCCCGAACTCTCTAGTCTACAGCACAAGCCTGTTCTACAACCCTACCCCTGCCAGCAACCCAGTGATCCAGAGAACCAGTCCGGCTGTGATTCCTGTTGAGTGTCACTATCCCAG GAAGGACAATGTGAGCAGCAGAGCCATCAAGCCAACGTGGGTCCCCTTCAGCTCTACCCTGTCTGCAGAGGAGAGGCTGGATTTCTCCCTGCGCCTGATGAATG ATGACTGGAGCGCTGAGAGACCCTCCAATGGATTCCAGCTCGGGGAGGTCATGCATATCCAAGCTGATGTCAGCACTGGGAACCATGTGGCTCTGAGGCTCTTTGTGGACAGCTGTGTGGCCACCCTGAGCCCAGACAGGGACTCCTCTCCCCAGTatgctgtcattgacttcaatgg CTGCCTGGTGGATGGGAGATCAGATGACACCACCTCAGCCTTTGTATCCCCCAGGCCCAGGCAGGACACACTACAGTTCATAGTGGATGTGTTCAGGTTCGCAGGAGATGCCAGCAACTTG atCTATATCACCTGCCATCTGAAAGTCACTGCAGCTGAGCAAGCCCCAGATGCCTTGAACAAGGCTTGCTCCTTCAACAAAGCAGACAACAT CTGGTCTCCAGTGGAAGGCACCAGACAGATCTGCAGCTGCTGTGAGACTGGGAACTGTGGGCTGGTTGGAGGACAGTCCAGGAGAGTGAACCCTCTGGACAGATGGTCAGGGAGGCGCTTCCAGAGAGATGTGCCCCCCAGGCATG GTGGCTCCTGGGGGAGAGAAGATCAGGCTGATGTTGTGGTTGGACCATTGTTCATCCTTAATCAAAGCTCTAAGGGTCCCTTAGAACACCAGGTGGAAGCACCACAGG GtgctgcagaggagcaggtcACAAACTTGGGCCTGGTTTCCATGGCAGCAGCCATAGCTCTGGCCTGGTTTCCATGGCTGTGGCTGTAG